The window GCGGGAAGTTCCGCCTCATTTAAGCGATTTAACGACGAGGTAATTTTTCATACCGTACTGGCGTCTGCCCCTGTTTTGCTTTCGCCAAGATACCTGATCGATACGACGCTTTATAGTTCTTACGAGACCGGCGACCTCAGGAAGCCGTTATTTTTCAAAAAGGCAGCCACCAGGCCGTATTACAATTTTAACGGGAGCTATGACGGGACAACCGCCTTATTCAACGGGCCTGCAACGGACGAAATATACCTGATCAGGGCGGAGACGGCGGCAAGGCTCGGAAATCCGGCAGCAGCCCTGACCGACCTGAATTTACTGCGAAAAAACAGGTATTCGGCATCCTCTTATGTTCCGCTGACTTCGAACGATGCACGGCAGGTTTTAGGATGGGTTTTACAGGAAAGGAGAAAGGAGCTTGTGTTAAGGGGGCAGCGCTGGTCGGACCTGCGGCGACTGAACAAAGAACCCGCATACCAGAAGACATTGGTGAAAATCATTAACGGGACGCGCTATGAGCTGCCTCCGGGTGACAGCCGGTATACCTGGCCTATTCCTGCGTCGGTGGTGGCGGAAACCGGGATCCCACAAAATTAAAAAACGGGAGGCCCGATGGACCTCCCGCCGAGAGGAAGATAATCTAAAATTAGTTCTTTAAATCTTCCTGGTCGATAGCCGATAAATCGGGCTGATTGGTGTGCAAGGGATTGGCCGGTGCCAGGATAGCGCAACGATTGTTGCTACCAGAGCAGCCTGCGGGTTCGCCGGCCACCTGGGTGTACTTGGTGCCATCGCTGATCTGGGCCTGGGTGCCGTTGAACTGCCACCACACATCGGTGGTTTTGGCCGGTTTGTGCGCAGCATGGTGTGCGTTGGTGGCGAATGCGCCGCCGATCCCTAAAACGAAGGCAAGGGCGATCATGCTTCCTTTAATTGATTTCATGGTACTGACCGCTGTTTTTGCTAAAAAGCGGACGAAAAACTTTAATTGAGTAATGGTGCCTACTCTGTTCTGCGGGTTTTCGGCGTTCCCCCGTTTGGCATTATCAAGGTGAGGCC is drawn from Mucilaginibacter ginsenosidivorax and contains these coding sequences:
- a CDS encoding DUF6520 family protein, with translation MPCTLPTTRLPNHRPHLDNAKRGNAENPQNRVGTITQLKFFVRFLAKTAVSTMKSIKGSMIALAFVLGIGGAFATNAHHAAHKPAKTTDVWWQFNGTQAQISDGTKYTQVAGEPAGCSGSNNRCAILAPANPLHTNQPDLSAIDQEDLKN